DNA from Mesorhizobium loti R88b:
GCGGCCTTGGCGAATTGCAGCGCAAACAGCGACACGCTGCCGGTGCCAAGCACCAATACCGTGTCGCCTAGCTTAACCTTGCCGCAGACAACCAGGCCTCGCCAGGCGGTGACGGCGGTGCAGGTCAGGGTTGCGGCTTCGACATGCGTATAGCCGTCCGGAGCCTTGGTGAAGGCTTGTGCGGGCATGCAGACATATTCGCTGGCCACGCCGTCAAAACTGTCGCCAGGCACATCGCGTCTGGTGGATGGCGTCATGTCGCCGTTCAGCCAGAAGGGGTAGAAAACGCTGACGACATGGTCGCCGGGCTTGAGCGCCTCGACACCGCTGCCGACAGCGATCACCTCGCCGGCGCCATCCGACAGCGGGACGCGACCATCAGCGAGTGGCGTCTTGCCCTGCACCGCGAAATCGTCGCGCATGTTTAACGAGCAGGCGCGGATCCTGACCAGCACGTCACCTGGGCCCGGCTTCGGCGGATATTCCTCGGCCAGTTCAAGCCTGTCCAAGCCACCCGGCGCTCTCAGCCTGACGAGCTTCATTGTCTTCTCCGATGTGTGGGATGTCTGACGTGGATCTAGCGGAGCTGCCGGCCTGAAATCACCCTCAGCCAGGGTGCGAGATGAAAGGCGCTCATCAGCAGATACATGGCTGCCATGCCGGTGAGCGGCGAGGCGCCCATGCACGACATGGCCGCATCGCTGCCCTGAAGGCAGGAAAGAAGGGCCATCAGGGCGAAGGTGGGTGCGGCCGCGAGGCATAGCCAGTCGGCGATGCCGAGGGCGGCTGTGTTTTCCGGAGCCGCGCGACCGGTATTTGTGTGGGTATCGCTCATGTTCTTGATCCCTAGATGGTTGCGACCCGACATAACTTGGGTTCCTCGCCCCCCACTTTC
Protein-coding regions in this window:
- a CDS encoding zinc-dependent alcohol dehydrogenase family protein, with translation MKLVRLRAPGGLDRLELAEEYPPKPGPGDVLVRIRACSLNMRDDFAVQGKTPLADGRVPLSDGAGEVIAVGSGVEALKPGDHVVSVFYPFWLNGDMTPSTRRDVPGDSFDGVASEYVCMPAQAFTKAPDGYTHVEAATLTCTAVTAWRGLVVCGKVKLGDTVLVLGTGSVSLFALQFAKAAGARVIATSSSEEKLERLGRLGADATINYKAVPDWGRAARDLTDGRGVDHVIEVGGPATLAQSITACRTGGHIALIGVLTGFAAEVSIPALFSNQIRINGISIGSRADQEDMIRAIDVNHLKPVIDRRFPLRDIAAAFRHYGAQKHFGKVCLEL